ACCCAGGGGGTCATGGAGCTCGAAGGGGTGCAGGCCGCCCTGGAACAGACGGCCCAACTGCTCGACCGGGCCCGCAGCGCGGGCATCCCGATCGTTCACATCCAGCACTCCGACGGTCCGGGTTCGCTGTATGACATCGAGGGCGAGAGCGGCGCGATCGTCGCGTCGGTGGCACCGCGCGCGGGAGAGCCGGTGGTGGTCAAGCAGTTCCCCAATTCGTTCGTGCAGACCGACCTCGAAGACCGGCTGAAGGGTCTGGGCGCGTCGAACCTGGTGCTCGCCGGGTTCATGACGCACATGTGCGTCAACTCCACCGCACGGGGCGCCTTCAATCTCGGATACGCCCCGACGGTGGTGGCCGCCGCGACCGCAACCCGCACCTTGGCCGGCCCCGAGGGCGCCCCGGTACCCGCGGCGGTCATGCAGTCGGCGAGCCTGGCCGCGATGTCGGATCTGTTCGCCGTCGTGGTCCCGGATGCCGCGGGGATTCCTGATTAGGCCGATTGAACTGGCACAATCCTGAGCATGCGGATGTCGGCGAAGGCGGAGTATGCCGTCCGAGCCATGGTCCAGCTCGCAACGGTCGAAGACGGCGAGCTGGTCAAAACCGATGACCTGGCCAAGGCACAGGGGATTCCGGCGCAGTTCCTCGTCGACATCCTCACCGCGCTGCGTACCGATCGACTCGTCCGCAGTCATCGAGGCCGCGACGGCGGTTACGAGCTGGCCCGTCCGGCAGCCGAGATCAGCATCGCCGACGTGCTGCGCTGCATCGACGGACCGTTGGCGAGTGTGCGTGACATCGGGCTGGGAGACCTGCCGTACTCCGGCCCGACTGCGGCGCTGACCGACGTCTGGCGGGCACTGCGGGCGAGCATGCGCTCGGTGCTGGAGGAGACCAGCCTGGCCGATGTGGCGGCCGGCTCACTGCCCGGGCACGTCGACAAGCTGGCCAACGCCTACCGCGATCAGGAACACCAGCGCGGACACCGTTAGCGTTCGCGGCTTCGCATCGCGATGCCGTCGATCAACATCCGCATCCCACCGTCGAAGTCATCGTTGACCGACGTCGTTGTCGCCACTCGGGACAGTGCCTCGATATGCGGGTATTCGGTGCCGGCGACCGAGCCGATCTGAACTGCCGCCTCGGGTGCCTCACCGGTCAGCGGGCCCGCGAGGGCTGCCTGTGCGGATCCGACCACCAGGCCGAGCACGGCGTGGAATGCCGACAGGCGGTCGGTATCGGAGAGTCCGGCACGCCCCAGCGCGGCAATCAGCGCATCGGCGATCGCGAAGCCCGTCGGCGAGGCCATCCGCCGCGTGAGAACCAGGGGGAGCGCGGCCGGATGCGCTCGCACACCGGCCCACATCGCCGTCGCGATCGCGGCAACATCGCGCTGCCAGTCGTCGGTAGCGTCCGGCACGACGATCTTGGCGACCACCGCGCCGACGACGAGCTCCTCCAGCGCCTCTTTGTCGGCGACGTAGTTGTACATCGTCATGGGACCGGTGCCCAGTGCGGCAGCCAGCGCCCGCATGCTCAGCGCCGAGGGGCCGGAATCATCGACGATTCGTAGTGCCGCCGAGGCGATCTCGTCGACCGTGAAGCGTGCGCGCATCGATACTCCTTGACAAGTACACCGTACGTATTGGAGTCTAGCTCATACGTACAACGTACTTATCAGGAGGTTTCGATGGAGCGCACCGCCCCCACCGTCCGTTCGGATTTCGTCTCGGGCACGCAGCGCTGCGCCGCGTGGATGACGCTGCCCACCGGTCCGGGCCCGCACCCGGCGGTAGTGTTGGCGCACGGTCTCGGGGCCACCCACGAGATGATGCTGGCGCAGTACGAACAGCACTTCGCCGCGGCAGGCATCGCCACCCTGGCGTTCGACTACCGCCACACCGGCGCGTCTGAAGGCACTCCACGGCAACGCTTTTCGATCCGGCGACAATGCCGTGACCTGCACGCTGCGCTGGATCACCTGCGCACCCATCCCGACATCGACGCCACCCGGCTCGGCCTGTGGGGCACCAGTCTCGGCGGCATGAACGTGCTGCGGGTCGCCGCCGAGCGAGCTGATATCACCGTGGCCCTCGTCCAGTGCCCGATCGTGCACGGGCGCGCGGCGGCGCGGACTCTGGGCCTGCGAGCCGTCCTGCGGATGGCCCCGGCCATCGGTGCCGACGCGCTGCGCGCGCTGCGGCGGGGCGCTCGGCATTACGTCCCGATCGTCGGACCGCCCGGCAGTAAAGCCATGGTTACCGTGTCCGGCGCCGAGTCCGGCTGGCGTTCGACGGTCCCGCCGGGCGGGAGTTTCGACAACCGCATCGCCGCGGCCGACATGGCGGGAGTGGTGCTGGCATCCGGGCTACGCCATGTGCGGCGGATCTCGGCACCGTTGCTGGTATGCGTGTGCGACAGCGAAACATTGATGGATCCCAGGTACGCCGCGCTGGCGGCCGCACGGGCACCGCAAGGTGTTGCCAGGCACTACGATTCCGACCACTTCGCGATCTACCATCCGCCGTTGGTGGAACGGGTGTTGGCCGATCAGACCGCCTTCCTGACGGAGCATCTCGATGTCCGCGCGTAAGCTGCTGCGGGCCAACGATGCTCGATTCATCTCGGTCGCCGAGACGTTGAGAGCGCAGGACTGGGCGGCGCCGAGTCTGTGCTCCGAGTGGACCAACCACGAGGTGCTCGCCCACCTGGTGGTCGGCTACAGCTGTGGCACCGGCTCCCTCGTCGCGCACATGTACCGCTGCCGCGGATTCGACGCGGCCAATACCGCCCTCGCTCGCGCACGCGCTGCCGCGAGCCCTCCCGACCGGCTGCTGGGGCAACTCCGCGAGCTCATGGACCGTCCTACCGGTATCGGCCGGTACTTTCCGGCCCGGCTCCTGATCGGTGACCATGTCACCCATGAGCTCGACATCCTCTATGCGCTGGGTGCCGAACCAACAATCCCGGCCGATGCCCTCGTCGCGGTGCTGAAGGCACAGGTCAGCATTCCCAATCCGTTCGTGCCTGCCTACCGGAACAGCCGCGGATTGCGGTTGGTGGCGACCGACGCGGATTGGGCCCACGGGGACGGCGATCGGCTCGTGGAGGGCCGGGCCGCCGAGTTGATCTCGGTACTGGGCAACCGGGCGGCCATGTTGCCCCGGATACGGGGCGCCGGGGCCGGGATACTCGCGGGCCGGGTACTCAGCCGCCGTATGGGCGGGTGATGATCTCCAGTCCGTGCCCGGACGGATCGAAGAAGTACACCCCGCGGCCACCGTCGTTGTGGTTGATCTCGCCCGGATGCCGACCATGCGGATCCGCCCAGTGCGGCATGCCGCGGTCGCGGATCTTGCCGTAGATCGAGTCGAACTCGTCCTCGGAGACCAGGAACGCGTAGTGCTGCGGCCGGACCTCCTCATCGGCACCGACCTGGGCGTAATCGAGACTCACGCCGTGATTCAGCGTCACGGCCAGAAAAGGCCCGAATTCCTTCGGGGCGGGCAGGCCGAACAACTCGGTGAAGAACTCAGCTGAGGCCTGCCGATCCTTGGCGGCCACGATGGTGTGATTGAAGGTGATTGCCATTCAGTCCAGTAAACCGCTGGACGGGTGGCCCCGGCAACGGTGCAGGATGGGACCATGCCCCACACCCAGATTCTGGCCGGGCCACAGGTGCGGCTGCGGCCACCGGTCGTCGAGGACGCCGAAGCGCTGTACACCCGGATCGCCTCCGACCCCGAGGTGACGCGTTATCTGTCCTGGCGGCCGCATTCCGGGGTGGCCGAAACCCGTCGCGTCATCACGTCGCTGTTCAACGTCGGTGACGAGCAGACCTGGCTCATCGAGGTCGACGGTGAAGTGGCCGGGCTGTGCGCGCGCCGCCGCCCGCAGCCCTACGCCGTCGAGCTTGGCTACTGCCTGGCGCGGAAGTGGTGGGGGAGAGGCCTGATGTCGGAGGCGGTTTCGTTGATGTTGACCGATGTGGCGCCCGATCCCACGGTGTACCGGGTGACGGCGTACTGCCACGTCGACAACGCCGGCTCGGCCGGGGTGCTGCGACGGTGTGGTCTGTCACTGGAGGGAAGGCTGGCGCGCTACGCGATGTTTCCCAATATCAGTGATGAACCGCAGGATGTGCTGCTGTTCGGGAAGGCGGTGCGGTGATGAGCCCATTCGACGTTCGGGGGCTGCGACGCCCGGTGATCGTGGCGCCGATGGCCGGCGGGCCCTCCACTCCGGAGCTGGCCGCGGCGGGCAGCAACGCCGGTGGACTCGGATTCCTGGCGGCCGGCTACCTGACCGCGGATGTGCTGGCCGAAAAGATCACTGCCGCACGCAGTTTTACCACGGAGCCGCTCGGAGTCAATCTCTTTGCGCCGCAACCCAGTGCGGGTACGCCCGAACAGATCCAGGCCTATGCCGCCGAGCTGGCCGGTGAGGCGCAGCGCTATGGGGTGGCGCTGGGTGCGCCGCGCTACGACGACGACGCCTGGGCCGCGAAACTGGACGTGGTGTTCGACCTGCGTCCCGAGGTGGTCTCGTTCACCTTCGGCTTGCCCGACGCACCGGAGATCGACCGGTTGCGCGGCGCGGGCATCACCACCGTCGGGACGGTGACGACGCTGGACGAAGCCTGGGTGGCGGTAGGCCGCGGGGTCGACGCCCTCGCCGTGCAGGGGCCCGCAGCGGGCGGGCACCGCGGGACGTTCGACCCGGCGGCCTCGCCCGCGTCGCAATCGCTGGACCATCTGCTGGCCGACGTGCTGGCAGCGGTGGACGTCCCGGTTGTCGCGGCGGGCGGGCTGGTCACCGCCGAACAGGTGGCGGGGGTGCTGGCCGCCGGTGCGGTGGCCGCCCAACTCGGTACCGCGTTCCTGCTGGCCGACGAAGCCGGCAGCAGCCCTGTGCATCGTGCTGCCCTGCAAAGCCCCGAATTCACCGAAACCGTTGTCACCCGGGCATTTTCCGGACGGTATGCGCGCGGCCTGCGCAACCGCTTCATCGTCGAGCACGATGGGCAGGCCCCGCTGGGCTACCCCGAGATCCACTACCTGACCAGTCCGGTGCGCAAGGCTTCCGTGGCCGCCGGCGATCCGCAGGCCACCAACGTGTGGGCCGGAACCGGATGGCGCCAGGCCCGGGCCGGGTCGGTGGCCGAGATCTTCGACCGGGTTACCCCGGCCTAGCCCCGCCCTCGCCCGGGGCCCACCCGCTCCACGACCACATCGCCATCGTCGGAGCGGACGGTGACCTCGGCCGCCGCGGTCTTGGGATCGGTCGTCTCGGCGACACGGACCTCGGTCGAGGCCCCGGACTGTGCGTGCACCAGATACGGTCCCCGTTCCGGCAGCCCGATCACCACGTCGCCGTCGCGGCTCACCGCGTCGACGCGGCGCGGCGCGGCGTCGCGGAAGTCGACGGTGATGTCCCCGTCGGACGTGGTGGCGCTGAACTCTTCGGTGACCGCGATCGGATCGCGCGAGACGATCTCGCCGTCCACGGTGTGCGCCTCGACGCGGCGGGCGCCGCCGCGCAGGATGATCGCCCCATCAGTGACCCTGGCGATCAACTGGTCCACGTCGGCCTGGGCGATCACCGTGCCGAGCTCCTGCTCGGTCCGCACGGTCAGCCGCCGGGCCTGCTCGGGCGGCACGGCGATGGTGATCTCCCCACCGCGGGCCCATTCCAGCATGCGGGAAGGATTGCCCGCGATGGCAATCCGTGTCTCGTCGTCGTCGGTGGTGACCTGCAGTCGGTGGGCGCCGCTGCGAGAGGTGTTCACCAGGCGCAGATCTGCTGCGGCTTCCCGGGTTTCGCGGTCGGCGGTGATACGGATCGCGACCGGGATCTGTGCGGTGTCGACCACCAGTGATCGCATAGTCGCGGGCAGTCCCTGGCGATCGGTGACGACCCGGACGTTGCTCACTGCCCAGGCTGCCACCCCGAGCGAGGCGACAGTGCCGACCACCAGCAGGGTCGCCGCCGCGACGAGAACGAGACGGAATGTGGTGCGCCCACCGGGGTTCAACTGAGGCGGTGGATTGACCGGCGGCGGAGGGGCGATCGTGGTCACGATGAAATTCCTTCCCGGTGGGGGTATTCGGCTTAGGTCTCGAGGTAACGCAGCACCGCCAGGACACGGCGGTTCTCGCTCTCGTCGGGAGCGAGGTCGAATTTCGTGAAGATCGACGCGATGTGTTTCTCGGCCGAGCCGACCGAGATATGCAGTGCGGCAGCGATCGCCGAGTTGGTCTTCCCCTCGGCCATCAGCTGCAGGACATCGCGCTCGCGCGGGGTCAGCTGGTCGAGGGCGCTGTGGCGGGCCGAACGTACCAAGATCTGTGACACCACCTCGGGGTCGAGCACCGTGCCTCCACCGCCGACTACGGCCACGGCATCGAGGAAGGCCGGTACATCGGCCACCCGATCCTTCAGCAGATAGCCGAATCCTCTTGTGTCCGAGGCGATCAGATCGGCTGCGTACCGTTCTTCGACGTAGTGGGACAGCACAAGGACGGGGGACTCGGGATTCTGGCTGCGCAGCAGCGCCGCCGCCCGGATGCCCTCGTCGGTGAACGTCGGCGGCATCCGGACGTCGAGGATGGCCAGGTCGGGATGGTGTTCGTTCACCAGGCGTAGCAGGTTGGTGGCGTCGGGGACGCCGGCGACGACCTCGTGCCCCGCGTCGGCGAGGATCCGTTCGATTCCCGCGCGCAGCAATGCCGAGTCCTCGGCGATCACGATGCGCATGGCAGCACCGCCGTGACGATTGTGGGTCCGGTGGCGGGGCTGGACACCCCGAAGGTCCCACCTGCGGCACGTACTCGCTCGTCCAACCCGCGCAGGCCGGTGGCGTTGTCGCCCGCGTCGATGACCGCGCCGCCCTGACCGTCGTCGAACACCGACACGTACAGCACGTTGGCGGCGTCATCCAACCGAACGGTGACCACCGCCTGAGAGGCGTTGGCGTGTTTGGCGATGTTGGTCAACGCCTCGGCAACCACGAAGTAGGCGACGGATTCCACTTCCTCGGGCAGCCGGCGCGGCAGCTCGACATGCAATGTGATTGGGACTCCGGAGGTCTCGGCACGTTGTACGACCGATGACAACGCGGCGTCCAGGCCTCGATCCGACAGGATCGTCGGGGCGATGCCGCGCACCACGTTGCGCAGTTCGACCAATGCGCTCTTGGCGTCATCGTGGGCCTCGGCGATCAGCGCCTTGGCGGCGGGCGGATCCGAATCCAGCTTGGTCTGGGCCAGTCCGATCGTCATCGCCAGGGATACCAGCCGGGGCTGCACGCTGTCGTGCAGGTCGCGTTCGATGCGGTGACGTTCGGTCTGTGCCGAGGACACCGCACCCTGCCGGGCATCGGCCAGCGCGTTCACCTGATACTCCAGCGCGGCGGTGGGCGACGGCGGCAAGAGCCATCGGTCGATCGCGGCGTCCATGGCCGGGGCGAAGATCAGGATGGCTACCGCCGCGATCACCGCGACGATCGCCAGCAGCCACGCGATCGGCGGCGAGAGGAAGATCAGGCCTGCGTCCTGGTCGCTCTGGCGGATGGCGACGGCGGCGGCCGGGCCCAGGAACGCGAACGTGAGTAGTGCGAACGCCAGCCCGGTGGCCAGCATGTCGTAGATCATCCGCAGGTAGTGGTGGCAGAAGCCTTTCCAGAACCGGCTACTGCTGATGTCCAGCCACAGCTGGTGCGCCCAGCCCTGGAACCCGGAGTGCGGCGACAGTTGCCGCGGCGGAACGCCGATGCCCAGGCCGAACACCGCTTCACTGCGCGCCCGCTCGACCCATTCGACACCGCGCATCAGGTAGATGAACACCACCGCGGCGAGCACGAATCCGATCACCGACGGAATCGAGGAGAACCCGATGACCATGATGGACAACGGAATCCAGAACCACACCAACGCCAGTGCGGCGCCGGTGATCATCGACGCGGTCGGGACGAGTCCGATGGCGCGAGATTTCGCCACGGGCTCGGGAGCCGGCTCGGCGGGGGCAGGCAGGGCGGTTTCGCTCATTGCGACCATGCCATCAACCTACGAACTTGTGCGGCCCGGCGACACAGCGTTTTCCTCCGAGTACCGGTGGGGGATATCCCCCGGGTCTACTTCGGTGCGGTGAGCTCCAGCGCGATGTTGTCGGGGTCGCGGAACTCGAGGATGTACGACGGCCCGATGTCCTTGACGGGCTCATGCGTGATGCCCAGGTCGTCGAGGTGCCCAGCGGCGTCGTTCAACTCCGCGATGTTCTTGAGCCGGAACGCCAAGTGATCCAGCCCGGTTCGATTCTCGTCGAATGCGTCGTGCCCGACCGGGCGCAGACCGATCAATGTTGCCCCGGCGTCGTAGATGACGCCGCCGGACAGGAAACTGAGACGGGCGCGGACCTCCGGACCGGCGTCCCGCGGCATCTCGATGAGAACCGGCCACCCGAACACACTCTCGTAAAACTGCCGGGACCGTTCGATATCGGTGACCGTGAGCCGCACATGGGCGACCGACGACGTGGTGATGGCCATGGGTTCATGCTGCCACCCGGACGTGACAGAATCCGTGCGTGCGCGTGGGGATGACGATGCCGGTCATGGAACCTCAGTTGGATGCGACGACGCTGCGGTCCTGGGCGCACGTCATCGACGGAGGTCCCTTCTCGTCGCTGTGCTGGGGCGAGCGGATCGCCTTCGACAACCCCGACAGCTTGACCCTGCTGGGCGCCCTTGCGGCGTGGACCGACCGGGTGCGACTGGTGACCACGGTGGTGGTGCCGCAGCTGCACGACCCCGTGATGCTGGCGAAAGGCCTGGCGACCGGCGATCTGCTCAGCGGCGGGCGGTTGACCGTGGGCATCGGTGTCGGCGGCCGTCACGAGGATTACCACGCGGTGGGCGCCGACCCGGCGTCTCAGACCCGGCGGGGAATGGCCGAGCGGGTCGCGGTGATGAAGCGGGTCTGGGCCGGGGAGAAAGTGACCGAATCGGTGTTGCCGGTCGGGCCGCCGCCGGTGCAGGCCGGCGGGCCGCCCCTGCAGATCGGCTCCATCGGGCCCAAGACCATCCGGGATGCGGCGGCCTGGGCCGACGGCGTGGCCGGCACGACACTGGACCTGGATCTGACCCGGCAGGCCGAGCTGTTCGACATCGCCCGGACGTCCTGGGCCGAGGCGGGTAAACCCAAGCCGCATCTGGCGACGTCGTTCTGGTTCGCCCTCGGCAAGCCCGAAGAGGCGCGCGCCCAGGTACACCGGCACCTGCGCCGGTACATGAACTGGATCCCGGCCGAGTACGTGGACGCGATGGCTCCCATGACGGGGTGGGCCGGTACCGAAGAGGAGTTGATCGATGTGCTCGGCAAGTTCGAGGACATCGGTACCGACGAGGTGCACCTGATCCCGACCAGCTCGGACATCGACCAGTTGCGGCGCGTTGCCGAGGTGGCGAAGGTCTTCGCTTGAGATGCCATGATCAGCCGCTCCCAGCAAAACGTGAGCAAGATCATCCCAGGCCGTCGACGTAGTCTGGATCTCGAAGCGGCACCGGTTTTCCCGGAGTGGTCCCCGGCCGGGAACGGAATCGGTACCGCGCTCGAATACTGGAAAAGTGCCTGTTGGGTCGGTCTGAGAGGCGACCGTTCACCGGGTGGTTACCTGGTGTTGGAGCAGGCTGCCCCAGGCAGCGGTCGTAGGTAGGTCGCGCCAACGGGTGGTTCAGACCTGGGCCAGCTACAGCAAACCCATATCGGCGCCTGACTTGACCCGGCGTCAGCCGGGTTTTGGGACTAGCGTGTCAAATTGGCGTCGTCGTCAGCGGCGTCGGATACGACAGTTGGGGACCCATGATGCAGAAGAGTTTGATCGCCACGACCCTCGCCGCGGGGGCGATCGGCGCCGCGGTGGCGCTGTCCGCGCCGGCGTCGGCTGATTCCAAGGGCAACAGCACCGTCGGGTGCTCGCCGTGTGACCGAGTGAATTCGTCGGTCACCGATGCCGTCACCGACGCTGCCAAGAGCGCGCTCACCGGCGGGGTGGACCTGCCCGAGAGCCCCATCGTGGAGAAGTGGACCAACTTCCCCGGCGACACCGCTGAGAAGTGGACCTCGTTCCCGGGCAAGACCGCCGAGAAGTGGGCGACGTTCCCGGGCAAGACCGCCGAGAAGTGGGGCGGCTTCCCGGGCAAGATGCTGAAGAAGTGGACCGGCCTGGGCTGACCTGCTCCCGGAGGACACCAACCTCACTCACGAGCGTGCGGCAACACGAGCCGCACGCTCGTGTCGTATCTGGAGGTTAGCTGGAATTTCGCTGATCTTAACTGTTCTCGCAGTACCTCCCGGCCCCTGAAATGGACGCAGCCCGTTCACCGTCCAAAGGAGCTCGTCTCAATGGCTGCGCCCGCAAGGCAGTTGCACCTCAACGCATTCCTGCGCAACATCGGTCAACACGAAGCGGCGTGGCGCCTCCCCGAAACCGACCTGTCGGGCATCACCGACATCGCCCACTACATCGAACTGGCTCGCATCGCCGAGCGCGGCAAGCTCGACGCCGTCTTCTTCGCCGACCATCCGGTGCTCAAGGACCAGACCGAGTTTCGCCCGTTCGATGCCCTTGA
Above is a window of Mycolicibacterium boenickei DNA encoding:
- a CDS encoding VOC family protein encodes the protein MAITTSSVAHVRLTVTDIERSRQFYESVFGWPVLIEMPRDAGPEVRARLSFLSGGVIYDAGATLIGLRPVGHDAFDENRTGLDHLAFRLKNIAELNDAAGHLDDLGITHEPVKDIGPSYILEFRDPDNIALELTAPK
- a CDS encoding DUF4097 family beta strand repeat-containing protein is translated as MTTIAPPPPVNPPPQLNPGGRTTFRLVLVAAATLLVVGTVASLGVAAWAVSNVRVVTDRQGLPATMRSLVVDTAQIPVAIRITADRETREAAADLRLVNTSRSGAHRLQVTTDDDETRIAIAGNPSRMLEWARGGEITIAVPPEQARRLTVRTEQELGTVIAQADVDQLIARVTDGAIILRGGARRVEAHTVDGEIVSRDPIAVTEEFSATTSDGDITVDFRDAAPRRVDAVSRDGDVVIGLPERGPYLVHAQSGASTEVRVAETTDPKTAAAEVTVRSDDGDVVVERVGPGRGRG
- a CDS encoding response regulator transcription factor, whose amino-acid sequence is MRIVIAEDSALLRAGIERILADAGHEVVAGVPDATNLLRLVNEHHPDLAILDVRMPPTFTDEGIRAAALLRSQNPESPVLVLSHYVEERYAADLIASDTRGFGYLLKDRVADVPAFLDAVAVVGGGGTVLDPEVVSQILVRSARHSALDQLTPRERDVLQLMAEGKTNSAIAAALHISVGSAEKHIASIFTKFDLAPDESENRRVLAVLRYLET
- a CDS encoding TetR/AcrR family transcriptional regulator, with translation MRARFTVDEIASAALRIVDDSGPSALSMRALAAALGTGPMTMYNYVADKEALEELVVGAVVAKIVVPDATDDWQRDVAAIATAMWAGVRAHPAALPLVLTRRMASPTGFAIADALIAALGRAGLSDTDRLSAFHAVLGLVVGSAQAALAGPLTGEAPEAAVQIGSVAGTEYPHIEALSRVATTTSVNDDFDGGMRMLIDGIAMRSRER
- a CDS encoding maleylpyruvate isomerase family mycothiol-dependent enzyme, coding for MSARKLLRANDARFISVAETLRAQDWAAPSLCSEWTNHEVLAHLVVGYSCGTGSLVAHMYRCRGFDAANTALARARAAASPPDRLLGQLRELMDRPTGIGRYFPARLLIGDHVTHELDILYALGAEPTIPADALVAVLKAQVSIPNPFVPAYRNSRGLRLVATDADWAHGDGDRLVEGRAAELISVLGNRAAMLPRIRGAGAGILAGRVLSRRMGG
- a CDS encoding LLM class flavin-dependent oxidoreductase — encoded protein: MTMPVMEPQLDATTLRSWAHVIDGGPFSSLCWGERIAFDNPDSLTLLGALAAWTDRVRLVTTVVVPQLHDPVMLAKGLATGDLLSGGRLTVGIGVGGRHEDYHAVGADPASQTRRGMAERVAVMKRVWAGEKVTESVLPVGPPPVQAGGPPLQIGSIGPKTIRDAAAWADGVAGTTLDLDLTRQAELFDIARTSWAEAGKPKPHLATSFWFALGKPEEARAQVHRHLRRYMNWIPAEYVDAMAPMTGWAGTEEELIDVLGKFEDIGTDEVHLIPTSSDIDQLRRVAEVAKVFA
- a CDS encoding cysteine hydrolase family protein, with the protein product MTRPTLRELAGLPAAPARLADSTLVLIDCQNTYTQGVMELEGVQAALEQTAQLLDRARSAGIPIVHIQHSDGPGSLYDIEGESGAIVASVAPRAGEPVVVKQFPNSFVQTDLEDRLKGLGASNLVLAGFMTHMCVNSTARGAFNLGYAPTVVAAATATRTLAGPEGAPVPAAVMQSASLAAMSDLFAVVVPDAAGIPD
- a CDS encoding GNAT family N-acetyltransferase, which translates into the protein MPHTQILAGPQVRLRPPVVEDAEALYTRIASDPEVTRYLSWRPHSGVAETRRVITSLFNVGDEQTWLIEVDGEVAGLCARRRPQPYAVELGYCLARKWWGRGLMSEAVSLMLTDVAPDPTVYRVTAYCHVDNAGSAGVLRRCGLSLEGRLARYAMFPNISDEPQDVLLFGKAVR
- a CDS encoding VOC family protein; the protein is MAITFNHTIVAAKDRQASAEFFTELFGLPAPKEFGPFLAVTLNHGVSLDYAQVGADEEVRPQHYAFLVSEDEFDSIYGKIRDRGMPHWADPHGRHPGEINHNDGGRGVYFFDPSGHGLEIITRPYGG
- a CDS encoding nitronate monooxygenase; the protein is MSPFDVRGLRRPVIVAPMAGGPSTPELAAAGSNAGGLGFLAAGYLTADVLAEKITAARSFTTEPLGVNLFAPQPSAGTPEQIQAYAAELAGEAQRYGVALGAPRYDDDAWAAKLDVVFDLRPEVVSFTFGLPDAPEIDRLRGAGITTVGTVTTLDEAWVAVGRGVDALAVQGPAAGGHRGTFDPAASPASQSLDHLLADVLAAVDVPVVAAGGLVTAEQVAGVLAAGAVAAQLGTAFLLADEAGSSPVHRAALQSPEFTETVVTRAFSGRYARGLRNRFIVEHDGQAPLGYPEIHYLTSPVRKASVAAGDPQATNVWAGTGWRQARAGSVAEIFDRVTPA
- a CDS encoding Rrf2 family transcriptional regulator translates to MRMSAKAEYAVRAMVQLATVEDGELVKTDDLAKAQGIPAQFLVDILTALRTDRLVRSHRGRDGGYELARPAAEISIADVLRCIDGPLASVRDIGLGDLPYSGPTAALTDVWRALRASMRSVLEETSLADVAAGSLPGHVDKLANAYRDQEHQRGHR
- a CDS encoding alpha/beta hydrolase; this encodes MERTAPTVRSDFVSGTQRCAAWMTLPTGPGPHPAVVLAHGLGATHEMMLAQYEQHFAAAGIATLAFDYRHTGASEGTPRQRFSIRRQCRDLHAALDHLRTHPDIDATRLGLWGTSLGGMNVLRVAAERADITVALVQCPIVHGRAAARTLGLRAVLRMAPAIGADALRALRRGARHYVPIVGPPGSKAMVTVSGAESGWRSTVPPGGSFDNRIAAADMAGVVLASGLRHVRRISAPLLVCVCDSETLMDPRYAALAAARAPQGVARHYDSDHFAIYHPPLVERVLADQTAFLTEHLDVRA
- a CDS encoding sensor histidine kinase → MVAMSETALPAPAEPAPEPVAKSRAIGLVPTASMITGAALALVWFWIPLSIMVIGFSSIPSVIGFVLAAVVFIYLMRGVEWVERARSEAVFGLGIGVPPRQLSPHSGFQGWAHQLWLDISSSRFWKGFCHHYLRMIYDMLATGLAFALLTFAFLGPAAAVAIRQSDQDAGLIFLSPPIAWLLAIVAVIAAVAILIFAPAMDAAIDRWLLPPSPTAALEYQVNALADARQGAVSSAQTERHRIERDLHDSVQPRLVSLAMTIGLAQTKLDSDPPAAKALIAEAHDDAKSALVELRNVVRGIAPTILSDRGLDAALSSVVQRAETSGVPITLHVELPRRLPEEVESVAYFVVAEALTNIAKHANASQAVVTVRLDDAANVLYVSVFDDGQGGAVIDAGDNATGLRGLDERVRAAGGTFGVSSPATGPTIVTAVLPCAS